The Fibrobacter sp. UWP2 genome window below encodes:
- a CDS encoding CatB-related O-acetyltransferase — MTTPKNIPDPMAVHPIAGYNKEIYVKPTLKNPNIVVGDFTYIADSEFESHVTHLYPWNNDKLIIGKFCQIAAGVEFVMNGANHQMNAVSTFPFYTLTGWDMKAPAPADMPLKGDTIIGNDVWIGQNVTILPGVHIGDGAIIGASSVVGSNVEPYTIVAGNPVQFIRKRFDEELTNLMLEWRWWDKPIEEINSLIPVLTSSDLTEVKKKVKEMLGK, encoded by the coding sequence ATGACAACGCCAAAGAACATTCCCGACCCGATGGCAGTACACCCGATTGCGGGCTACAACAAGGAAATCTACGTGAAGCCGACGCTCAAGAACCCAAACATAGTCGTGGGCGACTTCACCTACATTGCCGACAGCGAGTTCGAAAGCCACGTGACTCACCTATACCCGTGGAACAACGACAAGCTGATTATCGGCAAGTTCTGCCAGATTGCTGCGGGAGTGGAGTTCGTGATGAACGGGGCAAACCACCAGATGAACGCGGTCTCGACTTTCCCGTTCTACACGCTCACAGGCTGGGACATGAAGGCGCCCGCACCAGCGGACATGCCGCTAAAAGGCGACACAATTATCGGGAACGACGTGTGGATTGGCCAGAACGTAACGATACTCCCCGGAGTACATATCGGCGACGGTGCGATTATCGGCGCAAGCAGCGTCGTTGGCAGCAATGTGGAGCCCTACACGATTGTCGCAGGAAACCCGGTGCAATTTATACGCAAGCGTTTCGACGAAGAACTCACAAACCTGATGCTCGAATGGCGCTGGTGGGACAAACCCATCGAAGAAATAAACTCGCTTATTCCGGTACTCACGAGCAGCGACTTGACAGAAGTCAAGAAGAAAGTTAAGGAAATGCTCGGGAAATAA
- the folE gene encoding GTP cyclohydrolase I FolE, translating into MNLKMMEDGFRMILTGMGENPNREGLLDTPKRVAKMYAELMTGLSGEMRAEDILKTRFHEKYDEMIIVPDIEFASMCEHHFLPFTGKAHVAYIPGDCVVGLSKIPRVVEFYARFPQIQERMTRQIAELIQKELNPKGVAVVLEASHMCMTMRGVKKPGATMVTTQLLGRFKTDEKTRAEFMSRIYAPR; encoded by the coding sequence ATGAACTTGAAGATGATGGAAGACGGCTTCCGGATGATTCTCACCGGCATGGGCGAGAATCCGAACCGCGAAGGCTTGCTCGATACGCCGAAGCGTGTCGCGAAGATGTATGCCGAGCTCATGACCGGCCTTTCGGGCGAGATGCGTGCCGAGGATATCCTCAAGACGCGTTTCCACGAGAAGTACGACGAGATGATCATCGTGCCGGACATCGAGTTCGCGAGCATGTGCGAACACCATTTTCTGCCGTTTACGGGCAAGGCGCACGTGGCCTACATTCCGGGCGACTGCGTGGTGGGCCTTTCCAAGATTCCGCGCGTCGTTGAATTCTATGCGCGCTTTCCGCAAATCCAGGAACGCATGACGCGCCAGATTGCCGAACTCATCCAGAAGGAACTGAACCCGAAGGGAGTCGCGGTGGTGCTCGAGGCATCCCACATGTGCATGACCATGCGCGGTGTCAAGAAGCCCGGAGCGACGATGGTCACGACCCAGCTTTTGGGCAGGTTCAAGACCGACGAGAAGACTCGCGCCGAGTTCATGTCGCGCATCTACGCTCCGCGTTAA
- a CDS encoding glycoside hydrolase family 5 protein, with translation MLKSRLRTAAVAASFSVASLAVLANAETLPTAGEMFNKMGFGINIGNTMEVPGNPTGWGNKFPTEAYIDSVKAAGFSTIRIPCAWDSHASNGVINESWMDSVQTVVDMCMRAGLVTVLNIHWDGGWLEENLKDEKKNEVNAKQKGYWMQIATRFKDYDENLLFASANEPATTDDNYRHETEILMVYHQTFVDAVRATGGNNASRTLVIQGPSTSIDRTTEVMPVSKLPKDVIENRLMVEVHFYDPYTYTLLNDIVDWGAQVYPQYYWGDDLATGADIVHNCGYNAWAGAMGDKCTSAQIQEQFGKMKTNFVDKGVPVIIGEFGANDRVGVLTGDNYAKHRKGRLAYYDAVMKLAKQNKVVPIAWDTGHEGENNMTIIRRQSEPDGSVFDMDVLKIMRSAYGLGDYVNSGITHVENFKTGGETTGIATGAHLGKGLARVTSGIVRVGNRLESAGEIRLFNLNGTLVRTAINGMSLENIPHGIYIAKGASALVRVDIR, from the coding sequence ATGCTTAAAAGCAGACTCAGGACTGCGGCGGTGGCCGCTTCCTTCTCCGTGGCGTCGCTTGCTGTGCTCGCGAATGCCGAAACGCTCCCGACTGCGGGCGAAATGTTCAACAAGATGGGCTTCGGGATAAACATCGGCAACACGATGGAAGTTCCAGGCAACCCGACGGGTTGGGGCAACAAGTTCCCGACAGAGGCCTACATCGATTCGGTAAAGGCGGCGGGGTTCAGCACCATACGCATTCCCTGCGCCTGGGACAGCCACGCGAGTAACGGCGTCATTAACGAAAGCTGGATGGATTCGGTGCAGACGGTCGTAGACATGTGCATGCGCGCAGGCCTCGTGACGGTCCTGAACATCCACTGGGATGGCGGCTGGCTTGAAGAGAACCTGAAGGACGAAAAAAAGAACGAAGTGAACGCGAAGCAGAAGGGCTACTGGATGCAGATTGCGACGCGCTTCAAGGACTACGACGAGAACCTGCTCTTTGCGAGCGCGAACGAGCCCGCGACTACCGACGACAATTACAGGCACGAGACGGAAATCCTGATGGTATACCATCAGACATTCGTGGATGCCGTGCGCGCAACGGGCGGCAACAATGCGAGCCGTACTCTTGTAATCCAGGGGCCCTCCACAAGTATCGACCGCACGACCGAGGTGATGCCGGTTTCGAAACTCCCGAAGGACGTGATTGAAAACCGCCTGATGGTCGAGGTGCATTTTTACGACCCGTACACCTACACACTCTTGAACGATATTGTTGACTGGGGCGCGCAAGTTTATCCGCAATACTACTGGGGCGACGACCTCGCGACTGGTGCAGACATCGTGCACAATTGCGGTTACAACGCCTGGGCGGGCGCCATGGGCGACAAGTGCACCAGCGCGCAGATTCAGGAACAGTTCGGCAAGATGAAGACGAACTTTGTGGACAAGGGCGTGCCCGTGATTATCGGCGAGTTCGGTGCGAACGACCGCGTGGGCGTGCTGACAGGCGACAACTACGCGAAGCACCGCAAGGGTCGCCTTGCCTATTACGATGCCGTGATGAAGCTTGCGAAACAGAACAAGGTGGTGCCTATTGCCTGGGATACGGGCCACGAGGGCGAAAACAACATGACGATTATTCGCAGGCAGTCGGAACCGGACGGCTCTGTGTTCGACATGGACGTGCTGAAGATTATGCGCAGCGCCTACGGACTCGGCGACTACGTGAACAGCGGCATCACGCATGTGGAAAACTTCAAGACGGGCGGCGAAACGACGGGAATCGCGACCGGCGCCCATTTGGGTAAGGGCTTGGCGCGAGTGACCTCCGGGATTGTCCGCGTGGGCAACCGTCTGGAATCTGCGGGCGAAATCAGGCTGTTCAACCTGAATGGAACGCTTGTCCGCACTGCGATAAACGGCATGTCGCTCGAAAACATTCCGCACGGTATATATATTGCCAAGGGTGCTAGCGCCTTGGTGAGGGTTGATATCCGGTAA
- the glgA gene encoding glycogen synthase, whose translation MNAAILTNEFPPEIYGGAGIHVKFLTQELSKLCHVEARCFGDQDVDADNVRAIGFTRKLGLNPADDRFHKIFKPLDINLQWAATLKDIDVIHCHTWYSHFGGVLASRLLQCPLILTTHSLEPHRPWKAEQLGDGGYAMSCWIERTAYEAADGVIAVSQGMKRDVMKLYGVPEDRVKVIYNGIDPGFYAPTFDEEIVRKWGVDPKRPYVLFVGRITRQKGISQLIQAIPQIDKNAQVVLCAGAPDTQELADECKSLIEEVQKVRDGVVWIQEPVPHEQLRVLYSHATVFATPSLYEPFGIINLEAMSCGTPVVGSAVGGIPEIIVDGETGFLVPLKAKSETDFEPADPKAFQTDFANKLNKVLENANLAKKMGEVSRKRAVDVFSWKSIAKQTFDFYAECIERYKREGKR comes from the coding sequence ATGAACGCTGCCATTCTCACTAATGAATTTCCGCCAGAAATTTATGGCGGTGCCGGTATCCATGTCAAGTTTCTTACCCAGGAGCTGAGCAAGCTTTGCCATGTCGAAGCCCGTTGCTTTGGTGACCAGGACGTGGACGCAGACAATGTTCGCGCCATCGGTTTTACACGTAAGCTGGGGCTTAACCCGGCTGACGACCGATTCCACAAGATTTTCAAACCGCTCGATATCAACCTACAGTGGGCTGCGACCCTCAAGGATATTGATGTCATCCATTGCCATACATGGTACAGCCATTTTGGCGGAGTGCTTGCGAGCCGCCTTTTGCAGTGCCCGCTCATCCTCACCACGCATTCGCTGGAACCGCACCGCCCGTGGAAGGCGGAACAGCTGGGCGACGGCGGCTACGCCATGAGCTGCTGGATCGAGCGCACCGCTTACGAGGCAGCCGACGGTGTTATTGCGGTGAGCCAGGGCATGAAGCGCGATGTAATGAAGCTTTACGGCGTGCCCGAGGACCGCGTGAAGGTCATTTACAACGGTATCGACCCCGGTTTTTACGCCCCCACGTTTGACGAAGAGATTGTGCGTAAGTGGGGCGTGGACCCCAAACGTCCCTACGTGCTGTTCGTGGGTCGCATTACCCGTCAAAAGGGCATTAGCCAGCTTATCCAGGCCATCCCGCAAATCGATAAGAACGCACAGGTGGTTTTGTGTGCGGGCGCTCCCGATACGCAGGAACTCGCCGACGAATGCAAGTCCCTTATCGAAGAGGTCCAAAAGGTCCGAGACGGTGTTGTTTGGATTCAGGAACCGGTGCCGCACGAGCAACTGCGCGTGCTCTACAGCCATGCGACCGTCTTTGCGACACCTTCGCTCTATGAACCGTTCGGTATCATTAATCTCGAGGCCATGAGCTGCGGGACTCCCGTGGTGGGGAGTGCTGTGGGTGGCATTCCCGAGATTATCGTGGACGGCGAGACCGGCTTTTTGGTGCCGCTCAAGGCGAAGTCCGAGACGGACTTTGAACCGGCGGACCCCAAGGCGTTCCAGACCGATTTCGCGAACAAGCTCAATAAGGTGCTCGAGAACGCGAATCTTGCCAAAAAGATGGGCGAGGTCAGCCGTAAGCGCGCCGTGGACGTGTTCAGCTGGAAGTCAATCGCCAAGCAGACATTTGATTTTTATGCCGAATGCATTGAGCGCTACAAGCGCGAAGGCAAACGCTAG
- a CDS encoding nitroreductase — protein sequence MNTLEAIRTRRSTRKFKAQPVELEKLKQIVEAGQFGPTGGNAQSNHFFVISDASVIAKLKELVQAAFAKMELREDLYKSLQNSIRLSQKGNYSFCYTAPVLIVVANKKEYGNNMADVACAVENMMLAANELDLGSCYINQLKWLNEDPTLLEYLRGFGLRDDERVYASVAVGYADTESGLPNRNVTERTGNEVVFV from the coding sequence ATGAATACATTGGAAGCAATTCGCACGCGTCGCAGTACCCGCAAGTTCAAGGCACAGCCTGTCGAACTCGAGAAGTTGAAGCAGATTGTCGAGGCGGGGCAGTTCGGCCCTACCGGCGGCAACGCTCAGAGCAATCACTTCTTCGTGATTTCGGATGCTTCTGTGATTGCAAAACTCAAGGAACTGGTGCAGGCCGCGTTCGCGAAGATGGAACTCCGTGAAGACCTGTACAAGAGCCTGCAGAATTCCATTCGCCTGTCGCAGAAGGGCAACTACTCCTTCTGCTATACGGCGCCCGTGCTTATCGTGGTTGCAAACAAGAAGGAATACGGCAACAACATGGCCGACGTGGCCTGCGCTGTGGAGAACATGATGCTTGCCGCGAACGAACTTGATTTAGGTAGTTGCTACATCAACCAACTCAAGTGGCTGAACGAAGACCCGACGCTCCTTGAATACCTGCGTGGCTTTGGCTTGCGCGATGACGAACGCGTGTACGCCTCCGTCGCTGTAGGCTACGCCGATACCGAGAGCGGGCTCCCGAACCGTAACGTCACCGAACGCACCGGCAACGAAGTCGTGTTCGTGTAA
- the argA gene encoding amino-acid N-acetyltransferase — translation MTMTNTASDFYSQHFEVAGFIREVFGYMDRFKGQLFILKIDDGLMDHPLFPVLMRDIALLHKAGIRIIIVPGTRNSIDAQLNAWEIESKFHNGVRLTSEDALPLIEQASLGVAQRIMSHLTASGLSGIQGNWVLARSLGVINGVDFMRTGKIERIQRDILEQLMSEKFVPIIPPIGWNKLGHAYNISSTELATELCKYLQVGKLFFIGNENGIKLKGLVTGKNTRYLEPTESGVISAMDVDQAKELLELNSDVLNFAQMDYLLNAIHACEAGANRVHLLSGEFQGSVLQEVFSARGDGTMVYANQYSSIRPANIEDIPDILRVMQDYIAKGYLVPRTQESISEKLHDYVVYSIDNSIHGCGALHEFEDGMAEVAGIAVGANYRKSGIGDAIVRHLISVGRMKGYKKLFLLTTQALDWFYHFGFEDGTVEDLPKSKRDHYNQKRNSRILVLPLDK, via the coding sequence ATGACCATGACAAACACTGCGTCCGATTTCTATTCCCAGCACTTCGAAGTTGCCGGATTCATCCGGGAAGTGTTCGGCTATATGGACAGGTTCAAGGGCCAGCTCTTTATTTTGAAGATTGACGACGGCCTCATGGACCATCCGTTGTTCCCCGTGCTCATGCGGGATATCGCGCTTTTGCATAAAGCCGGTATTCGCATCATTATTGTGCCGGGGACACGAAACAGCATTGATGCGCAGTTGAATGCTTGGGAAATTGAGTCCAAGTTCCATAATGGAGTCCGGCTTACGAGCGAAGATGCCCTGCCCCTTATTGAGCAGGCGTCCTTGGGTGTTGCCCAGCGCATTATGAGTCACCTCACGGCAAGCGGCCTCAGCGGTATCCAGGGCAACTGGGTGCTGGCGCGGAGCCTCGGCGTTATCAACGGCGTCGACTTTATGAGGACAGGTAAGATCGAGAGGATCCAGAGGGACATTCTCGAACAGCTGATGAGTGAAAAGTTCGTACCCATCATCCCGCCCATTGGTTGGAACAAGCTGGGTCACGCCTACAACATCAGCTCTACCGAACTCGCGACAGAACTTTGCAAGTATTTGCAGGTCGGCAAGCTGTTCTTTATCGGTAATGAGAACGGTATCAAGCTCAAGGGACTTGTGACGGGCAAGAATACTCGGTACTTGGAACCCACCGAGAGCGGCGTGATTTCGGCCATGGACGTGGACCAGGCGAAGGAATTGTTGGAACTCAATTCCGACGTGTTGAATTTTGCGCAAATGGATTACCTGCTGAATGCCATTCATGCTTGCGAGGCGGGAGCGAACCGTGTGCATTTGCTGAGCGGCGAATTCCAGGGCAGTGTGCTTCAGGAAGTGTTTAGCGCTCGCGGTGACGGCACCATGGTGTACGCTAACCAGTATTCCAGCATCCGGCCGGCGAACATCGAGGACATCCCCGATATTTTGCGGGTCATGCAAGATTACATTGCCAAGGGCTACCTGGTGCCCCGTACGCAAGAGAGCATTTCGGAAAAACTCCACGACTATGTGGTGTACTCTATAGACAACAGCATTCACGGTTGCGGTGCGTTGCATGAATTTGAGGACGGCATGGCTGAAGTCGCCGGCATTGCGGTGGGCGCGAACTACCGCAAGTCGGGCATCGGCGATGCCATCGTGCGTCACCTCATTTCTGTCGGCCGCATGAAGGGCTACAAGAAGCTCTTCTTGCTCACGACGCAGGCGCTCGACTGGTTCTACCACTTCGGATTCGAGGATGGTACGGTCGAGGATTTGCCCAAGAGCAAGCGCGACCACTACAACCAGAAGCGGAACTCGCGTATCCTCGTGCTGCCGTTGGATAAATGA
- a CDS encoding LemA family protein yields MTVSVVVIIVVVLLLAWVASMYNSLVKFRNNRENAFANIDVQLKQRYDLVPQLVSTVKGYAAHESETLAKVTEARAAAMSARTIDEKVAADKSLTGLLSGLKVALEAYPELKANTNFLQLQTELADIENKLSAARRFFNSSTRELNNACEVFPSNIIAGMFGFKRAAMYEATESRESLNKAPEVHF; encoded by the coding sequence ATGACCGTTTCCGTTGTCGTTATCATCGTCGTCGTGCTGTTGCTCGCCTGGGTCGCTTCCATGTACAACAGCTTGGTCAAGTTCCGCAACAACCGCGAGAACGCCTTTGCCAACATTGATGTGCAGCTCAAGCAGCGCTATGATCTTGTGCCGCAGCTGGTGTCGACGGTCAAGGGTTACGCCGCCCACGAAAGCGAGACGCTTGCTAAGGTGACCGAGGCTCGCGCCGCTGCCATGAGCGCTCGAACCATCGACGAGAAGGTCGCTGCCGACAAGTCCCTTACGGGGCTCCTCTCCGGACTCAAGGTGGCTCTGGAAGCCTACCCCGAGCTCAAGGCGAACACGAACTTCCTCCAGTTGCAAACGGAGCTCGCCGACATCGAGAATAAGCTCTCTGCCGCTCGCCGTTTCTTCAACTCCTCGACGCGTGAATTGAACAATGCCTGCGAAGTGTTCCCTTCGAATATCATCGCCGGGATGTTTGGTTTCAAGCGTGCCGCCATGTACGAGGCAACCGAGAGCCGTGAATCGTTGAACAAGGCCCCCGAGGTACATTTCTGA
- a CDS encoding esterase, with protein MKSRVFKYLVLASALTFMNCGDDAADALSNAVGDVNNPEIVQPGTAPGGQLPTDPNSPAVTDPNDPLAALSSSGMADPSLVGGDVVDPTLVSSSSTDIIGGGEVVEPGVDVNPTSSADVLNPASSADANPASSADVAPVSSAVAEQPASSSSEVVVSSSSEEVKPAGIFLAEGKEEEKDQMQIVYTENIEPCIWDNDKHRNLCKILAYPKQLSETQKHAVVMWGPGGGSDPKDYGGIIKRLASHGFVVVAIPQSPGDASQGKPALDWLESKNKDPNDPLYNKLDMTKVGASGHSMGGLESEQMVIKDRRVLTAFLNNSGDWNGAGANKVATDRSIAILYGEVGMEKDNARNDYNNPGVRAPACLIEMTGGPKNNSEGGYGHGSGSWDGMAATVAWMRWHLGGEEWRKADFVGTSGKYIDGNIIGKQGNWKTQCKNF; from the coding sequence ATGAAATCCAGAGTGTTTAAGTACTTGGTCTTGGCTAGCGCCTTGACATTCATGAACTGCGGTGATGATGCTGCTGACGCTCTCTCAAATGCCGTGGGTGACGTTAACAATCCTGAAATTGTGCAGCCTGGTACAGCACCGGGTGGGCAACTTCCCACTGATCCGAACTCTCCGGCTGTTACAGACCCGAACGATCCGCTTGCCGCGCTTAGCTCTTCGGGTATGGCTGACCCCTCCTTGGTGGGTGGTGATGTCGTCGATCCGACTCTCGTGTCCAGCAGCTCTACCGATATTATCGGTGGTGGCGAAGTTGTCGAACCGGGTGTTGATGTGAATCCGACCAGCAGTGCTGACGTTCTTAATCCTGCATCTAGCGCAGATGCAAATCCTGCCTCCAGTGCCGATGTTGCCCCGGTTTCTAGCGCGGTTGCTGAACAGCCCGCTTCCAGTTCCAGTGAAGTGGTTGTTTCTTCTTCCAGCGAAGAAGTGAAGCCCGCCGGAATCTTCCTCGCCGAGGGCAAGGAAGAAGAAAAGGACCAGATGCAAATCGTATATACCGAAAATATCGAACCCTGTATTTGGGATAATGACAAGCACAGGAACTTGTGCAAGATCCTTGCTTATCCGAAACAGCTGTCCGAGACCCAGAAGCATGCTGTCGTGATGTGGGGCCCCGGTGGCGGCTCTGACCCCAAGGACTATGGTGGAATCATCAAGCGCTTGGCCTCTCACGGTTTTGTAGTGGTTGCTATTCCTCAATCTCCGGGTGATGCCAGCCAGGGCAAGCCAGCCCTTGATTGGCTTGAAAGCAAGAACAAAGATCCGAACGATCCGTTGTACAATAAACTCGACATGACCAAGGTGGGCGCTTCCGGCCACTCCATGGGCGGTCTCGAATCCGAACAGATGGTGATTAAGGACAGACGCGTGCTTACCGCGTTCCTCAACAACAGCGGCGACTGGAATGGCGCCGGTGCGAACAAGGTCGCAACTGACCGCTCCATCGCAATTCTCTATGGCGAAGTCGGCATGGAAAAGGACAACGCTAGGAATGACTACAACAATCCGGGCGTGCGCGCTCCTGCCTGCCTTATCGAAATGACTGGCGGTCCGAAGAACAACAGTGAAGGTGGCTATGGTCACGGTTCCGGTTCCTGGGACGGCATGGCTGCGACGGTTGCCTGGATGCGCTGGCACCTCGGTGGCGAGGAATGGCGCAAGGCTGACTTTGTCGGCACGAGCGGCAAGTACATTGATGGCAACATCATTGGTAAGCAGGGCAACTGGAAAACCCAGTGCAAGAACTTCTAA
- a CDS encoding M48 family metallopeptidase: protein MKYVGIQTQIDRNNRNTVLLLLMFPVIILGMVFFVICFLEYFGFFSGNVGYGNMHWDIVFDVFKRAFPYTVGIVGTWFIIAYFANTAIIRHATHARPLERKENVRVYNIVENLCIAGDIEMPKINIVKDGCLNAFASGIDINSFTITLTTGIIDELNDEELSAVVGHELAHIKNRDTRLMVVCIVFVGIFASIQSAILHTIGDIFDSATAPRYHRRRGGGLAFLILVLIFALIVVSIGYLFSTLTRLAISRSREYVADAGGAELCANPTALASALRKISAMPGLGYVSRGDVAQLYIIHPAEEGDEDEVRSDLYSGLVAKINSIFLTHPDTPERIRLLEQF, encoded by the coding sequence ATGAAGTACGTCGGTATCCAAACGCAAATTGACAGGAACAATAGGAATACTGTTCTCCTGCTTTTGATGTTCCCGGTGATCATCCTCGGGATGGTCTTCTTTGTCATTTGTTTTTTGGAATACTTCGGTTTTTTTTCTGGTAACGTGGGTTATGGCAACATGCACTGGGACATTGTCTTTGACGTGTTCAAGAGGGCATTCCCCTACACAGTCGGGATTGTGGGCACCTGGTTCATTATCGCCTATTTTGCAAACACCGCCATTATCCGCCATGCGACGCATGCCCGCCCGCTTGAGCGCAAGGAGAATGTTCGTGTTTACAACATTGTCGAGAATCTCTGCATTGCGGGCGACATCGAGATGCCCAAGATCAACATCGTGAAGGATGGTTGCCTCAACGCCTTTGCGAGCGGCATTGACATCAACTCGTTTACCATCACCCTCACGACCGGTATTATAGACGAACTAAATGATGAGGAACTGAGCGCTGTCGTGGGTCACGAGCTGGCCCACATCAAGAACAGGGATACCCGCCTTATGGTGGTGTGCATTGTTTTTGTAGGAATATTTGCCTCCATCCAATCCGCCATTCTGCACACTATCGGGGACATTTTTGACTCGGCGACAGCCCCCCGGTATCACCGCAGAAGGGGAGGGGGGCTCGCCTTCCTCATCCTGGTCTTGATATTTGCGTTGATTGTCGTTTCGATTGGCTATTTGTTCAGCACCTTGACGCGCCTTGCCATATCGCGTAGCCGCGAGTACGTGGCCGATGCCGGTGGCGCCGAGCTCTGCGCCAACCCGACGGCGCTGGCTTCCGCCCTGCGGAAGATTTCTGCCATGCCGGGCCTTGGGTATGTGTCCCGCGGTGATGTGGCTCAGCTCTACATTATCCACCCAGCCGAGGAAGGCGACGAGGATGAGGTGCGTAGCGACCTGTATTCCGGCCTGGTTGCAAAAATCAATTCCATCTTTTTGACACACCCCGACACGCCCGAACGCATCAGGCTTTTGGAACAGTTCTAG